The genomic stretch GCCTTAGCGGCTGCTTGCCAGCATCGACTGAGTGATCCGGCGTCGGCTCCACGTATCGAGCGAGGTGACGTCATGAGTATCTTTAGCCACTTCCAACAACGCTTCGAGTCCACACGCCAGGAAGAACTCTCGCTGCAAGAGTACCTGGAGCTGTGCAAGAAAGACCGTAGCGCCTACGCTTCCGCTGCCGAACGTCTGTTAATGGCCATCGGCGAACCGGAGCTGCTCGACACCTCGACCAACTCGAGGCTGTCGCGAATCTTCTCGAACAAGGTGATCCGCCGCTATCCGGCCTTTGAAGACTTCCACGGGATGGAAGAATGCATCGACCAGATCGTGTCGTATTTCCGCCATGCCGCCCAGGGCCTCGAGGAGAAGAAACAGATCCTCTACCTGCTCGGTCCCGTCGGTGGTGGTAAATCCTCCCTGGCCGAGAAGCTGAAACAGCTCATGGAAAGAGTGCCTTTCTACGCCATCAAGGGTTCACCGGTTTTCGAATCTCCCCTGGGTCTGTTCAACGCCACCGAAGATGGCGCGATCCTCGAAGAAGACTTCGGCATTCCCCGGCGCTACCTGAACACCATCATGTCGCCATGGGCGACCAAGCGCCTGGCCGAATTCGGCGGCGACATCAGCCAGTTCCGCGTGGTCAAGCTCTACCCGTCGATCCTCAACCAGATCGCCGTGGCCAAGACCGAACCCGGTGACGAGAACAACCAGGACATCTCGGCGCTGGTCGGCAAGGTCGACATCCGCAAACTCGAGGAATATCCGCAGAACGACGCCGATGCCTACAGCTACTCGGGCGCGCTGTGCCGGGCCAACCAGGGTCTGATGGAATTCGTCGAAATGTTCAAGGCACCGATCAAGGTGCTGCACCCGTTGCTGACCGCCACTCAGGAAGGCAACTACAACAGTACCGAAGGCCTCGGCGCGATTCCGTTCACCGGGATCCTGCTGGCCCACTCCAACGAATCGGAGTGGCACACCTTCCGCAACAACAAGAACAACGAAGCCTTCATCGACCGGATCTACATCGTCAAAGTGCCGTACTGCCTGCGGGTCAGCGACGAAGTGAAGATCTACGACAAACTGCTGTTCAACAGTTCCCTGGCCAAAGCCCATTGCGCGCCGGACACCCTCAAGATGCTGGCGCAGTTCACCGTGCTGTCACGCTTGAAGGAGCCGGAAAACTCCAACATCTACTCCAAGATGCGGGTGTACGACGGCGAAAATCTCAAGGACACCGATCCGAAGGCCAAGTCGATCCAGGAATATCGCGACTCGGCGGGCGTCGACGAAGGCATGAACGGTCTGTCGACCCGGTTCGCGTTCAAGATCCTGTCCAAGGTCTTCAACTTCGACCCGCATGAAATCGCCGCCAACCCGGTGCACCTGCTCTATGTGCTGGAACAGCAGATCGAACAGGAACAGTTCCAGGCCGAAACCCGCGAGCGCTATCTGCGCTATCTGAAGGAATACCTGGCGCCGCGTTATATCGAATTCATCGGCAAGGAGATCCAGACCGCCTACCTCGAGTCTTACAGCGAGTACGGCCAGAACATCTTCGACCGCTACGTGCTGTATGCGGACTTCTGGATTCAGGATCAGGAATACCGCGATCCGGAAACCGGCGAGATCCTCAACCGCGTCGCCCTCAACGAGGAACTGGAAAAAATCGAGAAACCGGCCGGCATCAGCAATCCGAAGGATTTCCGCAACGAAATCGTCAACTTCGTACTGCGCGCCCGGGCCAACAACAACGGCAAGAACCCGACCTGGCTCAGCTACGAAAAACTGCGGGTGGTCATCGAGAAGAAAATGTTCTCGAACACCGAGGATCTGCTGCCGGTCATCAGCTTCAATGCCAAGGCCAGCAAAGAGGATCAGCAGAAACACAACGACTTCGTTACACGAATGGTCGAACGCGGCTACACCGACAAACAGGTACGACTGCTCTCCGAGTGGTATCTGCGGGTCAGAAAATCACAGTAAACCGCGGCCGGTCAGACCGGTTGTCGTCAGCCCGAGGCTTGTGTGCGCATTTTCTGCTACACAGGCCTCTGGAAGGTGTTCGAAAGGCGGTAGCGAGGTTCAGGCAGCACCCAAAGCGCTTGGGGGAGCGTGTGCGTCCCTTGGCATTCGGTTCAACGCTGCATGACCGCTCGCCCCTTTGCAGGACAGCTTCTAAGGAGCAGTCATGAGCTATGTGATCGACCGACGTCTCAATGGCAAGAACAAAAGCACGGTAAACCGTCAGCGCTTCCTGCGGCGTTACCGTGACCACATCAAGAAGGCTGTCGAAGAGGCGGTCAGCCGGCGCTCCATCACCGACATGGAGCACGGCGAGCAAATCAGCATTCCCGGTCGCGACATCGACGAACCGGTGCTTCACCATGGCCGTGGCGGTAAGCAGACCGTGGTTCACCCCGGCAACAAGGAATTCACCGCAGGCGAACACATCGCCCGCCCACCGGGAGGCGGCGGCGGTCGCGGACCGGGCAAGGCCGGCAACTCCGGCGAAGGCATGGATGAATTCGTGTTCCAGATCACCCAGGAAGAATTCCTCGAATTCATGTTCGAGGACCTCGAACTGCCCAACCTGGTCAAACGCAACCTGAGTGGCACCGATACCTTCAAGACGGTCCGCGCCGGGATCAGCAACGAGGGCAACCCGTCCCGGATCAACATCATTCGCACACTGCGCTCGGCCCACGCCCGGCGAATCGCGCTGTCCGGCAGCAGCCGCGCCAAACTGCGCGAAGCCAAGGAAGAACTGGCCCGCCTGAAACGCGAAGAACCGGACAACTTCGGCGATATCCAGAATCTCGAAGCCGAAATCGAAAAACTCAGCGCGCGTATCCACCGTGTGCCGTTCCTCGACACCTTCGACCTCAAGTACAACCTGCTGATCAAGCAACCGAACCCAAGCTCGAAAGCCGTGATGTTCTGCCTGATGGACGTTTCCGGCTCCATGACCCAGGCGACCAAGGACATCGCCAAACGCTTTTTCATCCTGCTGTACCTGTTCCTCAAGCGGAACTACGACAAGATCGACGTCGTGTTCATCCGCCACCACACCAGCGCACGGGAAGTGGACGAAGAAGAGTTTTTCTATTCGCGGGAAACCGGCGGCACCATCGTTTCCAGCGCGCTGAAGCTGATGCAGGAGATCATGGCAGAGCGCTATCCGAGCAACGAATGGAACATCTACGCCGCACAGGCTTCCGACGGCGACAACTGGAACGACGACTCGCCGATCTGCCGCGACATCCTGATCAATCAGATCATGCCGTTTGTGCAGTACTACACTTACGTAGAGATCACCCCGCGCGAACATCAGGCCCTGTGGTACGAGTACGAACGCATCGCCGAAGCCTTTTCTGACACTTTTGCCCAGCAGCAGCTGGTCTCGGCCGGAGATATCTATCCGGTCTTCCGTGAACTCTTCCAGCGCAGGTTAGTGACATGACCGCCAAAGAGCAGAAGCGCCAACCCATTTCCACCGGCTCCGAATGGACATTCGAGCTGATCCAGACCTACGACCGCGAAATTGCCCGGATCGCGGCCGGGTACGCCCTGGACACCTATCCCAACCAGATTGAAGTGATCACCGCCGAACAGATGATGGACGCCTACGCTTCGGTCGGCATGCCGCTGGGCTATCACCACTGGTCCTACGGCAAACACTTCCTCAGCACCGAGAAATCCTACAGTCGCGGGCAGATGGGGCTGGCCTACGAGATCGTGATCAACTCCGACCCGTGCATCGCCTACCTGATGGAGGAAAACACCATCTGCATGCAGGCGCTGGTGGTGGCCCATGCCTGCTACGGCCACAACAGCTTCTTCAAGGGCAACTACCTGTTCCGCACCTGGACCGATGCCAGCTCTATCATCGATTACCTGGTGTTCGCCAAGCAGTACATCATGCAATGCGAGGAGCGCCATGGCATCGACGCGGTCGAGGACCTGCTCGATTCCTGCCATGCCTTGATGAACTACGGCGTCGACCGCTACAAACGTCCGTACCCGATTTCCGCCGAGGAAGAGCGGCGCCGGCAGAAGGATCGCGAAGAACACCTGCAGAAACAGATCAACGACCTGTGGCGCACCATTCCCAAAGGCGCAGACAAATACAGCGACAAGGACAACGCACGCTTCCCGGCCGAGCCACAGGAAAACATCCTGTACTTCATCGAGAAACACGCGCCGCTGCTGGAGCCCTGGCAGCGGGAGATCGTGCGGATCGTGCGCAAGATCGCCCAGTATTTCTATCCACAGCGCCAGACCCAGGTGATGAACGAGGGCTGGGCAACCTTCTGGCACTACACGTTGATGAACGACCTGTACGACGAGGGTCTGGTCACCGATGGCTTCATGATGGAGTTCCTCACGTCTCACACCAGCGTGGTGTTCCAGCCAGGTTTCGACAGTCCCTACTACAACGGCATCAACCCTTACGCACTGGGTTTTGCCATGTACCGCGACATCCGGCGCATGTGCGAAGAACCAACGGAAGAAGACCGTCGCTGGTTCCCGGAAATCGCCGGCACCGACTGGCTGTCGACCATCAAGTTCGCCATGAGCAGCTTCAAGGACGAGAGTTTCATCCTGCAGTACCTGTCACCCAAGGTGATCCGCGACCTGAAACTGTTCAGCATCCTCGATGACGACCAGAAGGACGATCTGCTGGTGCCCGCCATTCATGACGAGGGCGGCTACCGGATCATCCGCGAGACCCTGGCCGCGCAGTACAACCTCGGCAACCGTGAACCGAACGTGCAGATCTACAGCATCGACCGGCGCGGCGACCGCTCACTGACCCTGCGTCACCAGCAGCACGACCGAAAACCGCTGGGCGACTCCACCGAAGAGGTACTCAAGCACCTGCACCGGTTGTGGGGTTTCGACATTCATCTGGAAACCCTGCAGGGCGACCAGATCATGAAAACCCACCATGTACCGCCCCGCAGCGAACACGGTGAGGGAGATTACGGTCGGCTCGATCTGGCCGTCATTCATCTTTGATCCCGTTCTGGCCTCCGAAAGTCCGGCGCAAGGGTTATCCTGTCGGGCCAACGGAGGTTTTTTATGCAGATTTACAAGGTCGGCGGCGCAGTACGTGATCGCCTGCTGGGCAAACCGGTCACCGATATCGATTGGGTGGTGGTCGGCGCCACCGCAGAAGAAATGCTCGCCCAAGGGTTTCGCCCGGTAGGCGCGGATTTCCCTGTGTTTCTTCACCCGAAAAGCGGCGAGGAGTACGCCCTCGCCCGCACCGAGCGCAAGAGCGGTCGCGGTTATGGCGGATTCACCTTTCACGCCAGCCCCGAGGTCACGCTCGAAGAAGACCTGATCCGTCGCGACCTCACGATCAACGCCATGGCCGAGGACGATCAGCAAAACCTGACCGATCCCTATCACGGCCAGCGCGATCTCGACGATCGAATCCTGCGTCACGTTTCCCCCGCGTTCGCCGAAGATCCCCTGCGAGTCTTGCGTGTTGCCCGCTTTGCAGCTCGTTACGCGGAACTCGGCTTCAAGGTGGCGCCCGAGACGCTGGAACTGATGCGCGAGCTCAGCGAATCCGGCGAACTGGAGGCCCTGACCGCCGAACGCAGCTGGAAAGAGATTTCCCGCGCACTGATGGAAAATCAGCCGCAGGTTTTCATTCAGGTATTGCGCGATTGCGGCGCTCTGAAAGTGCTGATGCCGGAAGTCGATGCCTTGTTCGGCGTACCGCAACCGGAAGCCCATCACCCGGAAATCGACAGCGGCATTCACACGCTGAGCGTGCTTGAGCAAGCCGCCCTCCACCAGCAACCGCTGACAGTGCGCTGGGCCTGCCTGCTGCACGACCTCGGCAAAGGTCTGACGCCGGAAGAGGAATGGCCGCGGCATATCGCCCATGAGCACAAAGGCCTGAAGCTGATCAAAGCCGTCAACGAACGCTTCAAGGCACCGAAGGATTGTCAGGAACTGGCCTTGCTGGTTGGCCAGTACCACACCCACGGTCATCGCGCCCTGGAACTGAAGGCGTCGACCTTGCTGGAATTGCTGCAGAGCTTTGATGTTTA from Pseudomonas allokribbensis encodes the following:
- a CDS encoding PrkA family serine protein kinase, whose protein sequence is MSIFSHFQQRFESTRQEELSLQEYLELCKKDRSAYASAAERLLMAIGEPELLDTSTNSRLSRIFSNKVIRRYPAFEDFHGMEECIDQIVSYFRHAAQGLEEKKQILYLLGPVGGGKSSLAEKLKQLMERVPFYAIKGSPVFESPLGLFNATEDGAILEEDFGIPRRYLNTIMSPWATKRLAEFGGDISQFRVVKLYPSILNQIAVAKTEPGDENNQDISALVGKVDIRKLEEYPQNDADAYSYSGALCRANQGLMEFVEMFKAPIKVLHPLLTATQEGNYNSTEGLGAIPFTGILLAHSNESEWHTFRNNKNNEAFIDRIYIVKVPYCLRVSDEVKIYDKLLFNSSLAKAHCAPDTLKMLAQFTVLSRLKEPENSNIYSKMRVYDGENLKDTDPKAKSIQEYRDSAGVDEGMNGLSTRFAFKILSKVFNFDPHEIAANPVHLLYVLEQQIEQEQFQAETRERYLRYLKEYLAPRYIEFIGKEIQTAYLESYSEYGQNIFDRYVLYADFWIQDQEYRDPETGEILNRVALNEELEKIEKPAGISNPKDFRNEIVNFVLRARANNNGKNPTWLSYEKLRVVIEKKMFSNTEDLLPVISFNAKASKEDQQKHNDFVTRMVERGYTDKQVRLLSEWYLRVRKSQ
- a CDS encoding YeaH/YhbH family protein is translated as MSYVIDRRLNGKNKSTVNRQRFLRRYRDHIKKAVEEAVSRRSITDMEHGEQISIPGRDIDEPVLHHGRGGKQTVVHPGNKEFTAGEHIARPPGGGGGRGPGKAGNSGEGMDEFVFQITQEEFLEFMFEDLELPNLVKRNLSGTDTFKTVRAGISNEGNPSRINIIRTLRSAHARRIALSGSSRAKLREAKEELARLKREEPDNFGDIQNLEAEIEKLSARIHRVPFLDTFDLKYNLLIKQPNPSSKAVMFCLMDVSGSMTQATKDIAKRFFILLYLFLKRNYDKIDVVFIRHHTSAREVDEEEFFYSRETGGTIVSSALKLMQEIMAERYPSNEWNIYAAQASDGDNWNDDSPICRDILINQIMPFVQYYTYVEITPREHQALWYEYERIAEAFSDTFAQQQLVSAGDIYPVFRELFQRRLVT
- a CDS encoding SpoVR family protein; protein product: MTAKEQKRQPISTGSEWTFELIQTYDREIARIAAGYALDTYPNQIEVITAEQMMDAYASVGMPLGYHHWSYGKHFLSTEKSYSRGQMGLAYEIVINSDPCIAYLMEENTICMQALVVAHACYGHNSFFKGNYLFRTWTDASSIIDYLVFAKQYIMQCEERHGIDAVEDLLDSCHALMNYGVDRYKRPYPISAEEERRRQKDREEHLQKQINDLWRTIPKGADKYSDKDNARFPAEPQENILYFIEKHAPLLEPWQREIVRIVRKIAQYFYPQRQTQVMNEGWATFWHYTLMNDLYDEGLVTDGFMMEFLTSHTSVVFQPGFDSPYYNGINPYALGFAMYRDIRRMCEEPTEEDRRWFPEIAGTDWLSTIKFAMSSFKDESFILQYLSPKVIRDLKLFSILDDDQKDDLLVPAIHDEGGYRIIRETLAAQYNLGNREPNVQIYSIDRRGDRSLTLRHQQHDRKPLGDSTEEVLKHLHRLWGFDIHLETLQGDQIMKTHHVPPRSEHGEGDYGRLDLAVIHL
- a CDS encoding multifunctional CCA addition/repair protein; protein product: MQIYKVGGAVRDRLLGKPVTDIDWVVVGATAEEMLAQGFRPVGADFPVFLHPKSGEEYALARTERKSGRGYGGFTFHASPEVTLEEDLIRRDLTINAMAEDDQQNLTDPYHGQRDLDDRILRHVSPAFAEDPLRVLRVARFAARYAELGFKVAPETLELMRELSESGELEALTAERSWKEISRALMENQPQVFIQVLRDCGALKVLMPEVDALFGVPQPEAHHPEIDSGIHTLSVLEQAALHQQPLTVRWACLLHDLGKGLTPEEEWPRHIAHEHKGLKLIKAVNERFKAPKDCQELALLVGQYHTHGHRALELKASTLLELLQSFDVYRRPQRFEEFIVACEMDARGRKGLEQRSYPQADYLRGAASAARGVAVQPLLEKGFQGPELGEALKRERLKALKAYKESASS